In Anas acuta chromosome 25, bAnaAcu1.1, whole genome shotgun sequence, the genomic stretch CGCAGGGTGGGCGCCCCGGGGCAGCTCCGGCTCCCGGCGCACGAAGCCTCCGGGgcaggggagcggggccgggaccccGGGGGTGcgcggggggggtcccggggcgcCGCCGGCTCCGGTCCTCCACGGTGCAGGGGGCAGAGCCGAGCGGCTCCGGCCCGGCGCCTCCGCCCCCTTCCGTGTTCCGCTTCCTGCAGCCGCCGGGCAGGATGCgaccggccccggccccggctccgcGCCCGCCGCCTGCACAGGTGAGcccgggggcaccgggaccgggaccgggccgggggcggcggggaccccccggggccggtcccacggggcgcggcggggacccccccggccccggcccctccgcTCCGGGGCGGATTCGCGGTCGCTGCCGCCCGGTGCCGCCGGGGCTCCCGCACCGGGACCGGGGTCCCCGGTAGCGctggaggttggggggggggacacggagggggagcccccccccggggctccgtgcgggcggggggggcccggcccaGCCGGGGGCTGCGGGTACGGCCGGGGGGTGCTCGGCGCTGCCGGGGCGCACGGGGACGgtcccgctccccccgccccggggTGCGCTGCCAGGACCGGGATCGGGGCTGGGGTCGCGGCCAggaccggggccggggccgttcctcccccccccccccgtggcaGCGCCCCGTGGGGAGGGCGCGGGGCCGGACTCTGGACCCGGCGGCAGAGGCGAGATAAGGCGGGGCTGGGGCCGCCGCCCTGCGCccggggaaactgaggcacggggggggccggggggctgcgctCTGCATCCCCCCCTCCGGCCGCTCCCTTACCGGGCGCCCCCTCCTCGCAGCCGGTCCCCCTGCCCGGGCCGTGAGGGCCCAGCCGGGACCGCCAGCCCCCCGGCACGGaccgggggtggggggctcgGTGCGGCCCTCCCCCCGGCCATGGGCAGCCACGAGAAGGACCCCGCGTCCCCCCGGAGGGCCCCGTCGCGCTCCAACAGCACCGTGTCCTCCAAGCACAGCAGCGTGCAGCaggtggggggctgcgggcggggggctccggggggccTCGGGGGATAAAGAGAggccccgggacccccgggggACCCCCGTGGTgacgccccctccccgcagggCTCGGAGAgctgggaggtggtggaggagccgcggggccggggcagccccagcagggagcCCCCGCGGCAGGAGGGATTCCTGctgaagaagaggaaatggccCCTCAAGGGCTGGCACAAGGTAGGGGGGCGCGGGCAGAGcgtgcccagccctggggggaTTTCGGCCCCtggaggagggggctgcagggatcgCCCCCTGTCCCTCTGACGATCGCCCCTCTCTGTCCCCAGAGGTATTTTGTGCTGGAAAACGGCATCCTGACCTATGCCACCACGCGCCAGGACGTGAGTATGGGCCTGGGCGGGGTGCCCGCCACCCCCCCGCGGGCACAGGGTGGGAGAGACCCCGGCTCCCCTCCCAGAAAGGGAAACTTCCCCCTGACGGTGGTCCCGGGACCCCCCAGGTCCTGAAGGGCAAGCTGCACGGCGCCATCGACGTCCGTCAGTCCGTCATGTCCGTCAACAAGAAGGCGCAGCGCGTTGACCTGGACACGGAGGACAACATTTACCACCTCAAGGTCTGCGGGTGCCCAGCGGCTGCTGGAGGGGGCTGGGGTGTCAcgtccccctcccccccaaccGGCCCCTGTCCCACAGATCAAGTCCCCGGAGCTGTTTGCCAGCTGGGtgagcagcctctgctcccaccACCAGGGCGAGAGGCCGGACCCCCTCGCCTGCCCCAGCGGGGGTCCCGCCGGGACGACCCCCACCGCTGCACAGGTCGGTGGCACCTTGGGGTGGTGGCGCAGGGCCGTGTCCCTGAGCAGGGCGCTGAGGGcgtccctctgtccccagggcCCGTGGACGCGGATCCTGCCCTCGGGCAGCACCCCCGCCCTGTCCGCCCTTGCCAGCTCCCGGGACAAGGTGGACGCGTGGCTGAAGGACAGCGAGGGGCTGGAGCGCTGCTCGGCCGGTgaggggggctccggggggggggggcacggggacgcGGGGCgcccgtccccatccctgacCCGGCTTCTGTGCGCCCTGCCCAGAGCTGTCGGCGTGCCAGGAGCAGCTGCGGGAGCTGACGGggatgctgcagagcctggagtCCCTGCACCGCATCCCCTCTGCGCCCCTCATCTCCAGCGGCCAGGTGAGCGCCGGGGTTTGCGGCCGAGCCCCGCGGCCCCCTCGCCCCGTGCTCACCACCcgcccctgcccccagccctcagcCGCCGCCGAGAGGCccaagaagggcaggaggagcaccAGGATCTGGTGCACCCAGAGCTTCGCCAAGGACGACTCCATCGGCAGGGTGAGGCGGGCGCGGGCGTCCTGCCCGCCCTGGGGTCCCGGGGTCGGGGCCGGGGCCCCCTGCTGAGCCCGTGCCCCCCGCAGGTGGGCCGCCTGCACGGCTCCGTCCCCAACCTCTCGCGCTACCTGGAGCCgggccagctgcccttcagcctCCCCCCCGAGTACAGCCAGCTGCAGCGGAGCTTCTGGCTGCTGGCCCAGAAAGGTGGGACCGGGGAGGGGGCACCAAGCGGGGtgtgggggtcccggggggggggggagccgtgCTGTAACCCCCCGCCCTGCCTCTGTCCCCGCAGTGCACGGCTCGCTCAGCAGCGTGGTGGCGGCGCTGACGGCCGAGAGGGCTCGCCTGGAGGAGATGCGGCAGGCGCTGGACCGGCGGCGCTCAGCCCCCCGCCCGGGCAGTGCCGGCCCCACTGGGGTGAGGGGCGCGGGCTGAGCcagggggctgccggggggggatCTGTGGGTGCCGTGACTCGGCGGGTCCTCGGCACTGCACCGGGGGTCTCTCGGTGGCGGGGCGATCCCACAACCCCCTTGTGGCTTGGGtagggggagatgggggggtcccggcctTGGCCCCggcccctgctccagctgagCCCCCCCGCAGGCCGCCCTGCCCAGCCTGGAGGCGCGGGACGGGCTGCGCCGCTTCCACTCCCTGTCCGTCTCCTCCGACACCACCCTGGACTCCTTCGCCTCGCTGCACCCTGATGAGGTGAgggggccaggggctggggctggggggctccaggGATCCGGGGTAGGGGCTGAGCcgctgcctgccccccccccccagcccgacGCGCTGCCCGCCAAGGGCCGGGAGCAGCAGCGCTCGCAGCGCAGCATCGCCTCGCTGGCCGACTCGCACACCGAGTTCTTCGACGCCTGCGAGGTTTTCCTCTCCGCCAGCTCCTCCGAGAatgaggtgtgtgtggggggggctTCAGGCGGGCTGGGtcaggcggggggggggctctgcagccccactCAGTGCCCCCCCAGCTGTGGTGTTCTGTCGCTTCACCTCTTTGttctctctcccctgtcccTCCCCATTAGCCAGCCCAGTAGCGGTCCCCTATagcccccatgccccccccgtgtcccctgcagccccccgcagccccctcagcAGGGTGCTCTGGGGCTCCACAGTCCCTGAGCCCATCGGTGGGGGCCAGGTTCTGCTGGTGCCTCCCACTGCTCCTTTCCCCCCCTATCCTGTGGTGtcccccccatcccatccccacgTTGTGTCCCAGACACCCCGGTCCCATCCCGATCTCCCCCGGGGGTGCCACCCCCCggcgcagccccctgcccccgtAGCCCACCCGATGGCCGCTGTGCCCATCCCCAGGCCTCGGATGACGAGTCCTGCATCAGCGAGGCCACCAACAGCATCTGCGAGGACCCAGCCGAGCCGGGGGGGCCCGGGCACCCCCAGACAGGTAGAGGTGCTTCCGCGGAGGGGCGACGGGTCTGGGGTGCCCCTGTGGGAGCTCCCGACCCACGTCCCCGCTGCCCCTGCAGGAGCGGACAGCCCGGGGGGGGTGGTGGAGCTGCCCCCCCTGGATCTGCCAGGGCCGGGCCCGCAGCGCCGCAGCTGCCTGCCCGCGCCCCCTGCACCGCCGGGGGATgtgagcctgtgggggctgctgcGGAGCAGCGTGGGGAAGGACCTGTCCCGCGTGGCGCTGCCCGTGCAGCTCAACGAGCCGCTCAACACGCTGCAGCGCCTCTGCGAGGAGCTGGAGTACAGCGCCCTGCTCGACCGCGCCGCCCGCGCCCGAGACCCCCGGCAGCGCCTGGTGCGGGACattggggggggcacaggggtgcggggtgggggggacgCACCGCCGGGGGGGCCCTGACCCAGCCGTGGTCGCCGCAGGTCTTGGTGGCCGCCTTCGCCGTGTCCGCCTACGCCTCCACCTTCTACCGCGCGGGCAGCAAGCCCTTCAACCCCGTGCTGGGGGAGACCTACGAGTGCGTGCGGCCCGACCGCGGCTTCCGCTTCATCAGCGAGCAGGTAgcgggggtggggggctgcggggggcggggggacggggatggggacagggatggggacggggatggggactTGCGGCTCTTCCTCCCCCAGGTCTGCCACCACCCCCCCATCTCTGCCTGCCACGCTGAGTCCGACAACTTCATCTTCTGGCAAGGTGGGTGCcaggggggggctgctggggggccACCAGGGGCACAGGGTCTGACCGCCTGCCGCCCCCAGACATGCGGTGGAAGAACAAATTTTGGGGCAAATCCCTGGAGATCGTCCCCATGGGCACCGTCAACGTCCGGCTGCCCAGGTGAGACCCCGCGCCCCCTGACCCCTgcaccccaaccccatcccccgTCTGCACCCCGCGCCCCCTGACCCCCACCCCCGCGCTGCCAGGTCCGGGGACCACTTCGAGTGGAACAAGGTGACCACCTGCATCCACAACGTGCTGAGCGGCCCGCGCTGGATCGAGCACTACGGGGAGGTGCTGATCCGCAACACGCGCGATGCCTCCTTCCACTGCAAGCTCACCTTCTGCAAGGTGCCACCCTGCGACCCCGGCCCTGCACACCCCCTGGCCACGCCCACCCCCGGCCACGCCCACCCATGGCCACGCACATGTTGGGGGCTATTTTGCatagccctgccctgcccgcccctCCAGCCCAGGCCCCGCCCTTTAGCAACGTGCTCACCCAATCACTGCACTGTCCCCGTGGCCACGCCCCTTCCCCATGGCCCCACCCATCCCATTGGCCCCGCCCCTTCTAAATGGCCCCACCCCATCAGCCACGCCCCCCATGGCCTCAGCCCATCCCATTGGCCCCACGCCTTCCCCATGGCTCCACCCCTCCACTGTAGCCCCGCCCCTCCTGATAACCCTGCCCTTTACATGACCCCACCCAACCAATGGCGACACCCCCTTCCCCATAGCCACACCCACTTCCCTATAGCCCCGCCCTCCTTTCCTATAGCCCTGCCCTCTACATGACCCCACCCAATCAATGGCCACGCCCCTTTCCTATAACCCCGCCCCCGtagccccgcccctccccttAGCCCCGCCCCCAAGCTTGGTGCGGTGCCCGCAGGCCCGGTACTGGGCGCGGGGGCCAACGAGGTGCAGGGCGCGGTGCTGAGCCGCAGCGGCACCGTGGTGGAGCGCCTGGCCGGCAAGTGGCACGAGGGGCTGTACCGAGGGGCCCCCCCGGGGCACTGCGTCTGGAGAGCCAGTAAGGagcggggagaggggggggggccctgcctggGGGGGCCCTGCCTGGGGGGTGCCCTGCCCCAAGGGTACCCTGCCCTGGGGGGGTCCTACCTGGGGGGTGCTGAttgtgtgccccccccagaccccatgCCCCACGACCACGAGAGGAATTACGGCTTCACGCAGTTCGCCCTGGAGCTGAACGAGCTGACGCCCGAGCTGCGCCGCCTGCTGCCCTCCACCGACACCCGCCTGCGCCCCGACCAGCGGTGAGCGGcacggggcggggaggggggtcCGGGTGGaagggggggtgaggggggggccggggctgcgcgGGATCCTCACGGCGGGGGTCCCGCAGGTACCTGGAGGAGGGCAATGTGCCGGCGGCCGAGACACAGAAGCGCCAAATCGAGCAGCTGCAGCGGGACCGGCGCCGGGTGATGGAGGAGAACAACATCACGCACCAGGCGCGCTTCTTCCGGTGGGCACGGGGGGacgggggcaccgggggcaccCGGGGAATGGGGAAACCCCCAGGACGAGGCGTGGGGGGGGCCCTGAGGGCACCCCAGGCACGACCCCCCCCCATCCGCAGGCGGCTGACGGATGCCAACGGCAAGGAGTCCTGGGTCACCAACAACACCTACTGGAAGCTGCGCCTCGATCCTGGCTTCGCCCACCTGGACAGCGCCGTGCTGTGGTAGtggccccccccggggctgagcccccccggctgctgcccccccaAGCCCCAGATTGGGGTGcggggcccccccccagctggctGTGGGCAGTGCCCGGCTGCGGCCCCTCGCAGCCGCTGCGCCTGCGTTCAAGCAAAACTGTGATCCCAAatagcgggggggggggagctgggggggcacaggtggtgccctcctgccccccctgCCCAGTCCCAGGGCGGCCTCACAGCGGGCTGGGGGTCCCGAGGTGCCCGCGGGCGGgcagccccctccagcccccccggATGCAGAGGGGGCCCCTCTCCAATAAAGTCTGCAGAGAGCCGCGGTGTGCAGCgtgcttcctcccccccccacggGCTCaggccgtgtccccccccccccctccaagccCAGGGTGTTTgggtccccccccccgtcctGTAGCACAGGCAccgccccctccctgcctcagtttccctccctgtgcccccccccagaggTGAGCGAGGCGGTGTCACCCGCAGCGTCCCCTTTATTGCGCCGTGTGCTGCCGCCCCCGCCCCACGCGGGGCTCAATAAATACTTCAgcatcacccccccccccaaaaaaaaaaacacaaaaaaacactgagaacaaaaaaaagggCCCTggccacccccaccccccaccccacccccatgGCCCCAcctgggtggcactgggggcTGATTGTCTGAatgcgccccccccccaaaaaaaaaagtcttcccaGCACTGGGTGTTCAATGAGGGGGGGGTCAGGGATGCCCTGCGCTGGGCTCCAGCCCCTGAAGGGTTTTTGCTGCCGTGGCTCTGGGGTGCCCGACGTTTGTTGGGGTGCCTGGCgtgttgggggggggtctgcGTGCTCCCCCCCCAGCTCAGTTCCGTAGAAGCGTAGTAGCCCCGTCGGCGCCTGGCTCCTTTTCGTAGAGGTCCCCGTTGCGGGCGGGGGGCGAGCTCTCGGCACTGGAGGGGTACGGGGACACGCGGCGCCGCTTGCACCCCCCCTCGTACAGCCCCGGCTCCGTCGCCTCCCCGGGCTtggcgggggggggctcgggggtcCAGCCCTCCGCCTCCCTGCCCTTCTCCTCCCGGGGCTCCCGGTACCAGCCCAGGGTCCCGGGGCTGCCCTTGGGCACGTACTGCCCGGGGCCCcaggcccccggccccccgaaAGCCGCCGGCCCCTCGGGTAGTAGGGCaggggggggtgggtgggggggggcagcgcaaAGGGCTTCACCCCGTAGGGCACCAGCTTGCCCCCCCCGAACCCCCCCTCGTAGCCGCCGAACTCCAGCGCCCCGGCGGGCGGCTGCTGGGCGGCGAAGTAACCAGCGGGGGGGGTCCTTAGGGGGCAGCGGCAGGGGGGGGCCCCGCTCCCCGTTGTAGAAGcggccggggggcagcgggtACTGCTCCTGCAGAAGGGCTGGAAGCGGGGNNNNNNNNNNNNNNNNNNNNNNNNNNNNNNNNNNNNNNNNNNNNNNNNNNNNNNNNNNNNNNNNNNNNNNNNNNNNNNNNNNNNNNNNNNNNNNNNNNNNNNNNNNNNNNNNNNNNNNNNNNNNNNNNNNNNNNNNNNNNNNNNNNNNNNNNNNNNNNNNNNNNNNNNNNNNNNNNNNNNNNNNNNNNNNNNNNNNNNNNTGTTTTGGTGCCCTGAACCTCACCAAAGTGCCCCCCCCACACacgggggggggctcccagcctctgcctcccccccccagagGAGCGCAGGCACCTGGGGTCAGCAGCTCAGGTGGGGATTCCTGTgccgcggggggctcggggctgtcGCCCACCCCCTGTGCTCGTGGCCTCCCCACTTGTTGCAGCACCGAGCTCTGGATCcggcccctctgctccctgggacGATCGCCCCGTTCTCCCCAGTACAACCAGCACCAGCGTCCCCGTACCCAGCCCGGTCACGGGAGGTCCTGAGCCCCCGTTCCACCCTCACGGACACGGGGACACCCCCACGGGACCCCAAAGACGTCCCGCAGAGCCTGTGCCGGCAGCGGGCTCTGTCCCCTTTCTCTTTGCAACCCGCCTCCAGTTGCCCAAAAAGtcacaccggggggggggctgctttGCCCCCCGTATTTTTTACCCTCTGCACACACAGAAAGACCCCCCCCGAGGCTCGGGGACCCCCCCTCACTCTCACAGCCCCGACACATCCGCCCCAGCCtcctggggagggcaggggaggcagcGCAGCCTCAGCCCCCGCTGGCCCCGTCCTGTCCCGGTGCCACCGCCCCGGCAGCCCCAtccccggcccccccgcagTCTCGGAGCCCCCCGGAACCCCCCTGAACCCCCCGCCCGGCGCTCACCTGCCCTGCTTGGTGATGATCATCTCGGTCTGGTGCTTGTGGAACTTGGCCCACAGCGGGAAGTTGTTGAGCATCACCTGCACCTTGCCGGCCGCCCGGTACCCGGGCAGGGCGCAGAGCGGCCCGGCGCGGGGGCACAGCGCGGGGGCTCCCCCGGGGCCGTAGGCTCCCTCCGCGCCCCCGTACAGCTCCGCGCCCCCGTAGCCCTcacccgccgccgccgccgcgtaTCCGCTCCCCgcggccggggcggcggcgggcggcggtgCCCGGTAGGGAGGGCACGGCCCGAGGaagcggccgccgccgccgccgccagcgcCGAAGCCGCCGGGCACGGGGGGCGCACCGTAGGGCAGCGGCGGGACGGGCGGCTCCGGGGCCCCGGGCTCGCCGTAGtaagcggcggcggcggcggcggcggcgtccCGGGCGCCCGGCGGCTCCTTGGCGAAGCTGGCGGCGCCGCTGAGCATGGGGAGGGCGGCGCGGGGGGCTCCGGCGGCCGGCTCCAGCGCGCCCATGGacgggcggcggggagcccgagcccggccccgctccgccgctcaccggccccgccgcccccgccgcccccggcgcCCCCGAGCCTCAGCGGCGCCCCCCGCGCTGCGCGCCCGCCGCTCGCTCCATGCCCCGGGGAAAGCCGCGGGGGCCGAGGAAGGAAAAGCCCCGGACTGGCGGAAAGCCCCCGGACGTGCCGCCGGGATGGGagggggggtaccggggggcgaggtgtgtgtggggggggccgccctgccccgctgctgccgGTGCCGCCGCCCTCACCGCACCTGCCCCATCCCCGCCGCCCGCGCCTCTTATCCAAAGAAGCGGCTCCGCACCGGGAGCCccgcccggggccgccccgtcCAACCCCCACCGGGGCGGGGAACGGGCacggggcggggccgcgcggcACCGGGACACgcggggggccggggagcgggaggggggcggcggccggggATGGGGACCGGGGACCGGGCACGGAGCGCCCGGCACCGACCGGGGGCCGGCCCGAGCCCTGACCCCTCGGTGTCCGTTAATTCGCCGCCTGCCCGGTGctggccccgtgccccccgcaCGCCCTCACCGCTCGCTGGGTGTTTGgggcccccccgtgcccccccggGGTCACAGCTCGGAGCTGCCCCAAGGCAGAGCCGCGGGGCCCCCTCTGAGCAGGGGCTTTTTGGGGCTCACCAGGAGGAAACCGGCACGGCCCCAGCCCGGCTCCTGCTGGGGACGGAGCAACCTGGAGCAaagagcggggctggggggggcctggggggggggcagctggggccTGTCCTGCTCCTGGCCCCGCTCCCCTTGTGTGGGTCTGGGTGGTCCGAGCCCCCTGGGGCCACCTGGGTGACAAACCCTGcccgccccctgcccctgcccctgcctgccccctgcccctgcccgctcccagccccttcccctgcctgtcCCAGGGCCAGGCTGTGGCCTGGAagtccccgtgtcccctggaGCTGTCCCCAAGGCGTCCTGCCCCAAGGGGGGGCTTCCCTTGGGTGCTCCTTGTCCCACAGGAATCAGGGACCACCCTGCGCACGCTGCCCCAACCCGCACCCAAGGACGAGCGCAGCCACCGCCGGCCCATCCGCCCCCTGCCTGGGGTCTGGGCCCAGACCCTGGGCTCGGGGGTGCGCCTGGGGGTCCCCTCCTGGAGTGGGGGCACGCGTGGGAAGGGGGCAGCGGCACAGAGAGGGACACGCGGGTCTCTGCCCCACCTGCCCCTAAATCCCCTGGCCCTGCACAtcgggtgctggtgctgctgtggggctggacggggacggggacggggacggggatggggacggggacggggatggggacagggatggggacagggtttGGGATGGGGTTCGGGCTGGGTCTGCTTCCCCCAGGAGGAAATGGGGAGATAAAGATGTGTGGGGTGGGGGccgcagccaggctggggggggcaggtGGATGGGATCCCCATGTCCTGGTGGGGACGtcctggcagctgggggggtGGCATTGTTCTGGGTACAGCCTCCCTGTGCCCACCCCTGGCCTGGTGCACGctcacactcacactcacactcacactcacactcacactcacacGTGTGCACCCCTCCCTGGCACAAGCCCTGCCCGCAATGCAGGGGCTGCACCcagggcagagcacagcagctgccccccccccccggtgtcccccccagctgccagggcgcagctgccccctcccctcccctcccctccccgaaGCAGCGCAGGAATCACCCCGCCGAGCTCCGGAGTGAGAAcgagaaggaaaacaaggaaatttccagaaattatttctaggaggaaaaataaaggctgGAGGGCGTGCAACAAGGGGGGGGCGCCTCATtaacggggggggggcagaaagTGCTGCAGCACGTCTCCCTGACGTCACGGCGTGCTAATTCGCTCCCGTTAGGCCATCACCGGCGAGGATAAAttcacagccccccccccccccccgctgcggGGTCAGTGCAgtggtgctgggctccccaCTGTGCCACCGCCCCCCCAGCATGGGGCCCAACAGGGCCACCGCGGGGCGAGGGACCCCGACCTTGGAGATGTGGCTCTGTCCCCAGGATGTCCTTGAGTCCCCGCAGTAAGGTGACACCGGGGACGCTGCCCCCCCGGGAGGCACAGCGGGACTTCCCTCGGGACCAGGAAGGGGGAGCCAAGGAGCCCCCCCCCACGTCACCCCGGGCAGCCCCCCACAGCCAGGGACAGGGGACCTGGGACCCTGGGAGGAAATCCCCTGCTTCAgcccccgtgcctcagtttccccctgCAGATGGTTGAGGCATTTCGGCATTTTGCACATCTGAGGGGGATGgcggggggctgagcccccccacAAATGGAGACCCCCAGCAGGAAACAACCCCACTGAAACCAGCCCCAGCGAGGGGCCAAGTGCCCTGGGAACCAAGCTCAGGCTTGGGACCAGCCCCAGcatcgcccccagccccagcctccccccgcAGTGGGAGCCCCCTGCCCATCTCTGGGGTCTCCAGGCTCTGGTGGGCGCCCCCTGCCCCATGTCCCCTCTGGGACATCTCCACGGGTGGCACCGCAGCTGCACCCAGGACCAAACCCTGGCGGGGGCTTCCTTTGGTGACCCCCGTGagcacagggcagggctgctgtccccaggtcctgctgtccccaggtcCTTACTGTCCCCCCGTCCTGCTGTCCCCCTGCCACCCAGGCCACCCCAGCAGATGCTGCTCCCGGGGGGGGGACCGGATTCACTTTTCCGGCAGGAATTTGCTGGCTGGGGACCGAGGGGAAACCTGGGGGTTATTTTCTCAGTAAATCGCATTGTTcctgttttcattattaaaacGAGCGCAAATGCACCGGGCACCCGCGGGGGCTAAATTTGGtctcagggaaaaacaaaaatactccCCCCACCCCGGAGGAATTTGCATCTCGCTGCTGCTCGAAGGCAGCGCGCTGCTGAGGAGCTCGCGGGGGCATGAAGCAAACCGCAGCGCGGAGAGGCCAGGACGGCCACCTGCGGGACCCCAGCGCTGGGCCTGGGGGGGCCATGGCCACGCTGTGGGACACGCGGTGGTACCTGtgggctgcccccccccacactGTGCCCCCAGCTCGGGGGGCAGCGTGGCTGGGGAGGGGTCCGGCTCAGCACTGGGCAGGGCTCGGGGCAgacccaggctggagctgggtgcCCTGGAGCAGGGTGGTGATGCTggatccccccccccacagcaaCAGAGCCCCCCCAATGCTGGTCCCCTCTGATGCCTGCCCTGGCCCTGGCTcctgctctggggctggcaCGGCCTCGTGCAGCCCGGAGCGGCCGTCCCATGGTTTGGGGCACCCCcactgtgccccccccccaccagcagGTGTCCCATGCGTCACGCCGGGCGGGGGAAACCGAGTCACGGGCAGTgacgtgtccccccccccccatgggaaCGGTGcgtggctgggggctgggagctggctgggggTCTCAACCCCACTGTAGCAAACCCTGGCCCCCGCTCACCTGCCCCCAGTCCCGGCCCCCCCTTTCCTGCCCCAACCCACAGTGCTGTGGCCGTGCGCCGCCCCGCAGCCACCTCTGTGCCCCAAaccccatgggggggggggctggggggggcagcagcaccgcAGGGCTTCCCCCGAGCAGCCTGGAAA encodes the following:
- the OSBPL7 gene encoding LOW QUALITY PROTEIN: oxysterol-binding protein-related protein 7 (The sequence of the model RefSeq protein was modified relative to this genomic sequence to represent the inferred CDS: inserted 1 base in 1 codon), which produces MGSHEKDPASPRRAPSRSNSTVSSKHSSVQQGSESWEVVEEPRGRGSPSREPPRQEGFLLKKRKWPLKGWHKRYFVLENGILTYATTRQDVLKGKLHGAIDVRQSVMSVNKKAQRVDLDTEDNIYHLKIKSPELFASWVSSLCSHHQGERPDPLACPSGGPAGTTPTAAQGPWTRILPSGSTPALSALASSRDKVDAWLKDSEGLERCSAELSACQEQLRELTGMLQSLESLHRIPSAPLISSGQPSAAAERPKKGRRSTRIWCTQSFAKDDSIGRVGRLHGSVPNLSRYLEPGQLPFSLPPEYSQLQRSFWLLAQKVHGSLSSVVAALTAERARLEEMRQALDRRRSAPRPGSAGPTGAALPSLEARDGLRRFHSLSVSSDTTLDSFASLHPDEPDALPAKGREQQRSQRSIASLADSHTEFFDACEVFLSASSSENEASDDESCISEATNSICEDPAEPGGPGHPQTGADSPGGVVELPPLDLPGPGPQRRSCLPAPPAPPGDVSLWGLLRSSVGKDLSRVALPVQLNEPLNTLQRLCEELEYSALLDRAARARDPRQRLVLVAAFAVSAYASTFYRAGSKPFNPVLGETYECVRPDRGFRFISEQVCHHPPISACHAESDNFIFWQDMRWKNKFWGKSLEIVPMGTVNVRLPRSGDHFEWNKVTTCIHNVLSGPRWIEHYGEVLIRNTRDASFHCKLTFCKARYWAXGANEVQGAVLSRSGTVVERLAGKWHEGLYRGAPPGHCVWRANPMPHDHERNYGFTQFALELNELTPELRRLLPSTDTRLRPDQRYLEEGNVPAAETQKRQIEQLQRDRRRVMEENNITHQARFFRRLTDANGKESWVTNNTYWKLRLDPGFAHLDSAVLW
- the TBX21 gene encoding LOW QUALITY PROTEIN: T-box transcription factor TBX21 (The sequence of the model RefSeq protein was modified relative to this genomic sequence to represent the inferred CDS: inserted 1 base in 1 codon; deleted 1 base in 1 codon), with amino-acid sequence MGALEPAAGAPRAALPMLSGAASFAKEPPGARDAAAAAAAAYYGEPGAPEPPVPPLPYGAPPVPGGFGAGGGGGGRFLGPCPPYRAPPPAAAPAAGSGYAAAAAGEGYGGAELYGGAEGAYGPGGAPALCPRAGPLCALPGYRAAGKVQVMLNNFPLWAKFHKHQTEMIITKQGSPALLQEQYPLPPGRFYNGERGPPLPLPPKDPPRWYFAAQQPPAGALEFGGYEGGFGGGKLVPYGVKPFALPPPTHPPLPYYXEGPAAFGGPGAWGPGQYVPKGSPGTLGWYREPREEKGREAEGWTPEPPPAKPGEATEPGLYEGGCKRRRVSPYPSSAESSPPARNGDLYEKEPGADGATTLLRN